From the Calditrichota bacterium genome, the window AGGTCACAGCCATCCTGGGCTTTCGCAAGCAGCAACTTGATCTCTTCCGGATCGTGAGAAAAGTCCGCGTCCATCTCCACCACGTAGTCAAAGTCGTGCTGCAGCGCGTACTTGAACCCCAAGACGTAAGCGCTGCCCAGCCCAAGCTTCCGCTCGCGCTGGAGGAGGTGGACCCTGTGATCTTTGGCCGCAATAGCCATGACAATCGCGGCCGTTCCGTCTGGCGAGGCGTCGTCCACCACCAACACCTCCGTGCCGGGTGGCGTTTCTGCCAGGATCCGCGGGATCAGCTTGCCAATGTTGTCCGCCTCATTGTAGGTGGGCACCACGACCAGGGTCTTCATGTCCGGCTACGCGTTTTCCGATTTTGCGGTGAGTGCCAGTGGTGAGCCTGCAGCCTCCAATTCCTCCTTGAAATGGAGCAGTGCGTCCCTTGTTCCCGAAAGACGGATGCCAAAATCCTCAAAGACTTTTTCGACAATGAGCCCCGAGCGCAGCGGCCGCGGGGCAGCCTGGTGCAAATCGGCAGTGCGCACCGGCTTGATGAGCGAGCGGTCAAGGCCAAAGACATCTGCCAGGGTCACAGCAAAGTCATAGCGGCTGACGACATCTCTTCCGGCGACATGGTAGATGCCATTTGCCTGGTCCCGCACCAGCTGCCAAAGCGCTTGGGCGAGCTCGCTGGCAAGCGTGGTGTTCCCCACCTGGTCGGTCACGACCTTGACCTCCTCGCCAGCACCAAGTTTGCGCAGCAGCCAGGTGGCAAAGTTTTCCCGCACCTTCTGCCCATGCCCATAGAGCACCATCGTCCGGACGATGGCATAGGGTACGGCACTTCCCTTTAGCACGTTTTCTGCCGCCAGCTTCGACTTGCCGTAATAACCAAGAGGGTTTGGACGCGCGGTCTCTGCGTAGGGCCCTTTGTGCCCGTCAAAGATATAGTCGGTGGAGAGGTGCAAGAGGTGCGCACCGCAGCTCTCCGCCGCCCAGGCAAGGTTCTCGGTTGCTACCACGTTGCCTTGCCAACAGGCCTCCTTCTCGGTCTCGGCGCCGTCCACGTTGTTGTAGCCCGCAGTGTGGATGACCCAAGCCGGTTTGGCACTGCTCAAGAGTCCCT encodes:
- a CDS encoding polyprenol monophosphomannose synthase, whose amino-acid sequence is MKTLVVVPTYNEADNIGKLIPRILAETPPGTEVLVVDDASPDGTAAIVMAIAAKDHRVHLLQRERKLGLGSAYVLGFKYALQHDFDYVVEMDADFSHDPEEIKLLLAKAQDGCDLVVGSRYVDGITVVRWPLKRLMLSIGASKYVRAVTGLKIHDCTSGFKCFRRRVLEAIDLDGIRSDGYSFQIEMS
- the rfbD gene encoding dTDP-4-dehydrorhamnose reductase is translated as MKVLLTGCNGLLGQNIVAYKPAEVDLVGVDLADAFYGKSGALEYRRLDLRDRSAVKGLLSSAKPAWVIHTAGYNNVDGAETEKEACWQGNVVATENLAWAAESCGAHLLHLSTDYIFDGHKGPYAETARPNPLGYYGKSKLAAENVLKGSAVPYAIVRTMVLYGHGQKVRENFATWLLRKLGAGEEVKVVTDQVGNTTLASELAQALWQLVRDQANGIYHVAGRDVVSRYDFAVTLADVFGLDRSLIKPVRTADLHQAAPRPLRSGLIVEKVFEDFGIRLSGTRDALLHFKEELEAAGSPLALTAKSENA